A section of the Harmonia axyridis chromosome 2, icHarAxyr1.1, whole genome shotgun sequence genome encodes:
- the LOC123672954 gene encoding uncharacterized protein LOC123672954 isoform X2, with protein sequence MQDMFKIVQTIERGLKQLTIVPSGWEYNNQLHWPKLGAEKLIRTANSLPEANWFTMACKLKRNHLFNYEIAEEELNRMLENDDTEQEDILEVQTKKRPSVKLPKSISSEHNFNELANKCMLTASLEDSRVKSSKTELDTEVLLPQKTIQQIIPDGLRTEKSSLDAELMEKFESLIINQDIIMNNQKLILEREGHLSYLENIMQLLAKLQTSIDVMASHSINNNCTCNTATQNNNNIDDIFFEPIDSLAVLEKLEAKLANKKEMEDLIQKFSYVCGRKGCGNGTNNCYILVDKIFSRKFMTLCSWAGGAKDPGKEKIPFKFFKNVIGLFFRVVRLSDEDFTLKNCEEFFKAVIRNSTKRNESSMTRTSRSKRRPKSLSYKVMRELFSWLYFCGELIYE encoded by the exons ATGCAAG ACATGTTCAAGATCGTCCAAACTATCGAAAGGGGCTTGAAACAGCTAACAATTGTTCCTTCGGGATGGGAGTATAATAATCAGCTTCATTGGCCAAAATTAGGGGCTGAGAAGCTGATCAGGACTGCTAATTCCTTACCAGAAGCAAACTGGTTCACAATGGCTTGCAAATTAAAAAGGAACCACTTATTTAACTATGAAATTGCTGAAGAGGAACTAAATCGAATGTTGGAAAATGACGATACTGAACAAGAGGATATTTTAGAGGTCCAGACTAAAAAGAGACCGAGCGTGAAGCTGCCAAAGTCCATATCTAGCGAacataattttaatgaattggCCAATAAATGTATG TTGACTGCTTCTTTGGAAGATTCTAGGGTGAAATCTTCAAAAACAGAGTTGGATACTGAAGTACTCCTACCCCAAAAAACAATCCAGCAAATTATACCAGATGGATTAAGAACAGAAAAATCCTCTCTAGATGCAGaattgatggaaaaatttgagagcTTGATAATTAATCAAGACATAATTATGAATAACCAGAAACTAATTCTGGAAAGAGAAGGTCATTTATCTTATCTAGAAAATATAATGCAACTCCTTGCCAAATTACAAACCAGTATAGATGTTATGGCTAGTCATTCAATTAACAATAACTGTACATGTAACACTGCAActcagaataataataatattgatgatATCTTTTTCGAGCCAATAGACTCTTTAGCGGTACTTGAGAAACTGGAGGCCAAATTGGCTAATAAGAAGGAAATGGAAGACTTAATACAAAAGTTTAGTTATGTATGTGGAAGAAAGGGATGTGGAAATGGAACCAATAACTGCTATATTTTGGTGGACAAAATATTCTCTAGAAAATTCATGACTCTATGTTCTTGGGCTGGAGGTGCTAAAGATCCTGGAAAAGAGAAAAttccattcaaatttttcaaaaatgttatcggaTTATTTTTTCGTGTTGTGAGACTCTCCGATGAAGAttttaccttgaaaaattgcgaAGAGTTTTTCAAGGCTGTCATCAGAAACTCAACGAAAAGGAATGAGAGTAGCATGACACGAACATCAAGGAGCAAAAGGAGGCCCAAAAGTCTTTCTTACAAGGTAATGAGAGAACTTTTTTCTTGGCTATATTTTTGTGGAGAACtgatttatgaatga
- the LOC123672951 gene encoding uncharacterized protein LOC123672951, whose product MCDISQWKKIKKSGAFRRRMKMCYENMMKNTSTYSAGNQETLQKDVESIDCTQSADAEISMSENTSAISITKATATENPQTVVDLSNNNTDIVTSDDEVRGNWLIELESNEDCDSVLELEQNAEFRNRLRQWAVSFNISHSALRVLFRYLNGRMPNILPHDPRTLLKTYHTIVMVKIGENGHYWHHGLQFSLQKMLTSIQNLPKKISLNISMDGLPIYKSSRSEFWPILFNIHELPEIKPMIIGIYCGKGKPSNLAEYLTPFVEEAKPILSEGLIINGNNTTVKIRCFVCDSPARAFIKGVTNFNSKHGCLKCTTVGEYSHISHTVYFPTIGCEKRTNAGFHAKLYGSHHKQDTPLSLLPIDMVEDFPVSDSLHLIDLGVMKRCLLGWRDGSFGTYKTKWCAKDITDVSHFLEKCKLPSEVHRAVRGLNVLCHWKGSEYHTFLHYLSIVILKDVLPLDVYQHFLNFFCAITICSTKYYVHFLHLAEALLNNYVEYYRDFYGEDYITSNVHNLTHLVDEVRRYGPLTTFNAYPFESRLYQIKNLLRNGNSPLAQVAKRMSEIIQCENESKKYCTSFPVLKSKNDSGFFSKIELKQFSLSADNRNKWFLTHNDDIVAMEYAILINNTPLICGHAVGDNLQEVFEIPIKSSFLNIFKTNNNNQKPLKLYSTTDVKCKMVATKYRDEFFFIPLLHTLHENK is encoded by the exons atgtgCGATATAAGTCagtggaaaaaaatcaaaaaaagtggTGCATTTCGAAGACGAATGAAAATGTGTTATGAAAATATGATGAAGAATACAAGTACATATAGTGCTGGGAATCAGGAGACACTACAGAAAGATGTTGAATCAATAGACTGTACACAATCTGCAGATGCTGAAATCTCAATGAGCGAAAATacgtctgctatctcgattacCAAAGCCACAGCAACTGAGAACCCACAAACAGTGGTGGACCTGTCGAATAATAATACTGACATAGTCACAAGTGATGATGAAGTAAGAGGTAATTGGTTGATAGAATTAGAGTCAAATGAAGATTGCGACTCTGTACTGGAACTTGAGCAAAATGCAGAATTTAGGAATCGTTTAAGGCAATGGGCAGTTTCATTTAATATTTCACACTCAGCATTAAGAGTGCTCTTTCGATACCTGAATGGAAGGATGCCGAACATTCTACCTCATGATCCCAGAACACTTTTGAAAACATATCACACTATTGTTATGGTTAAAATTGGAGAGAATGGCCATTATTGGCACCATGGATTACAATTTTCTTTACAGAAAATGTTGACATCAATTCAAAATCTTCCAAAGAAAATTTCGTTGAATATTAGTATGGATGGTCTTCCCATATACAAAAGCAGTAGAAGTGAATTCTGGCCTATACTTTTCAACATTCATGAACTTCCTGAAATTAAACCCATGATAATAGGTATATATTGTGGTAAGGGAAAACCTTCAAATTTGGCAGAATATTTGACACCATTTGTTGAAGAAGCCAAACCAATACTTTCGGAAGGATTGATAATCAACGGAAACAACACTACTGTTAAAATAAGATGCTTTGTATGTGACTCACCGGCTAGAGCATTCATCAAAg GAGTAACGAACTTCAATAGTAAACATGGATGCCTCAAGTGTACTACAGTTGGAGAATATTCACACATTTCCCATACAGTCTACTTTCCTACGATAGGTTGTGAAAAAAGAACTAATGCTGgatttcatgcaaaattatatGGCTCCCATCATAAACAAGATACCCCTCTAAGTTTACTGCCCATCGATATGGTTGAAGATTTTCCGGTCAGTGATTCTCTTCATCTGATCGATCTGGGTGTCATGAAAAGGTGTTTATTGGGATGGAGAGATggaagttttggtacttataaAACTAAATGGTGTGCGAAAGATATTACTGACGTTTCACATTTTCTTGAGAAATGTAAGCTACCATCTGAAGTTCATAGAGCTGTACGAGGCTTAAATGTTTTATGCCATTGGAAAGGTTCCGAATATCATACTTTTTTACATTATTTAAGTATAGTAATACTTAAGGATGTATTGCCTCTTGATGTGTACCaacattttcttaattttttttgtgctaTAACTATATGCTCAACTAAATATTATGTGCATTTTCTCCATTTGGCTGAAGCATTACTCAATaattatgttgaatattatCGAGATTTTTATGGAGAGGATTATATTACCAGTAATGTTCATAATCTCACTCATTTAGTTGATGAAGTAAGAAGGTATGGACCTTTGACGACTTTCAATGCATACCCTTTCGAAAGTCGActttatcaaataaaaaatttattacgaAATGGAAATTCCCCACTGGCTCAGGTTGCAAAAAGGATGAGTGAAATTATACAATgtgaaaatgaatctaaaaaatATTGCACATCTTTTCCTGTTTTAAAAAGCAAGAACGACTcaggatttttttcaaaaatagaatTGAAACAGTTCTCATTATCGGCAGACAATCGTAATAAATGGTTTCTTACTCACAATGATGATATTGTAGCAATGGAGTATGCCATATTGATAAATAACACTCCTCTCATTTGTGGACATGCTGTAGGTGATAATTTACAAGAAGTTTTTGAAATTCCAATAAAATCATcattcttaaatattttcaaaactaataataataatcaaaagcCATTAAAACTTTATTCAACTACGGATGTTAAGTGCAAAATGGTAGCAACTAAATATagagatgaatttttttttattcctttaTTGCACACTttacatgaaaataaataa
- the LOC123672954 gene encoding uncharacterized protein LOC123672954 isoform X1: protein MQDMFKIVQTIERGLKQLTIVPSGWEYNNQLHWPKLGAEKLIRTANSLPEANWFTMACKLKRNHLFNYEIAEEELNRMLENDDTEQEDILEVQTKKRPSVKLPKSISSEHNFNELANKCMLTASLEDSRVKSSKTELDTEVLLPQKTIQQIIPDGLRTEKSSLDAELMEKFESLIINQDIIMNNQKLILEREGHLSYLENIMQLLAKLQTSIDVMASHSINNNCTCNTATQNNNNIDDIFFEPIDSLAVLEKLEAKLANKKEMEDLIQKFSYVCGRKGCGNGTNNCYILVDKIFSRKFMTLCSWAGGAKDPGKEKIPFKFFKNVIGLFFRVVRLSDEDFTLKNCEEFFKAVIRNSTKRNESSMTRTSRSKRRPKSLSYKIKNPKIEESNVMELNELIINEENFLSSYVLVGNEDSTGVTLEEMEQVNGEDSENE, encoded by the exons ATGCAAG ACATGTTCAAGATCGTCCAAACTATCGAAAGGGGCTTGAAACAGCTAACAATTGTTCCTTCGGGATGGGAGTATAATAATCAGCTTCATTGGCCAAAATTAGGGGCTGAGAAGCTGATCAGGACTGCTAATTCCTTACCAGAAGCAAACTGGTTCACAATGGCTTGCAAATTAAAAAGGAACCACTTATTTAACTATGAAATTGCTGAAGAGGAACTAAATCGAATGTTGGAAAATGACGATACTGAACAAGAGGATATTTTAGAGGTCCAGACTAAAAAGAGACCGAGCGTGAAGCTGCCAAAGTCCATATCTAGCGAacataattttaatgaattggCCAATAAATGTATG TTGACTGCTTCTTTGGAAGATTCTAGGGTGAAATCTTCAAAAACAGAGTTGGATACTGAAGTACTCCTACCCCAAAAAACAATCCAGCAAATTATACCAGATGGATTAAGAACAGAAAAATCCTCTCTAGATGCAGaattgatggaaaaatttgagagcTTGATAATTAATCAAGACATAATTATGAATAACCAGAAACTAATTCTGGAAAGAGAAGGTCATTTATCTTATCTAGAAAATATAATGCAACTCCTTGCCAAATTACAAACCAGTATAGATGTTATGGCTAGTCATTCAATTAACAATAACTGTACATGTAACACTGCAActcagaataataataatattgatgatATCTTTTTCGAGCCAATAGACTCTTTAGCGGTACTTGAGAAACTGGAGGCCAAATTGGCTAATAAGAAGGAAATGGAAGACTTAATACAAAAGTTTAGTTATGTATGTGGAAGAAAGGGATGTGGAAATGGAACCAATAACTGCTATATTTTGGTGGACAAAATATTCTCTAGAAAATTCATGACTCTATGTTCTTGGGCTGGAGGTGCTAAAGATCCTGGAAAAGAGAAAAttccattcaaatttttcaaaaatgttatcggaTTATTTTTTCGTGTTGTGAGACTCTCCGATGAAGAttttaccttgaaaaattgcgaAGAGTTTTTCAAGGCTGTCATCAGAAACTCAACGAAAAGGAATGAGAGTAGCATGACACGAACATCAAGGAGCAAAAGGAGGCCCAAAAGTCTTTCTTACAAG ATTAAGAACCCAAAGATTGAAGAAAGTAATGTTATGGAACTAAATGAATTAATCATCAACGAGGAGAACTTTCTAAGTAGTTAT GTTCTGGTTGGAAATGAGGATTCTACAGGAGTAACATTAGAAGAGATGGAACAGGTGAATGGAGAGGATAGTGAAAATGAATGA